The Anas platyrhynchos isolate ZD024472 breed Pekin duck chromosome 34, IASCAAS_PekinDuck_T2T, whole genome shotgun sequence genome contains a region encoding:
- the TSFM gene encoding LOW QUALITY PROTEIN: elongation factor Ts, mitochondrial (The sequence of the model RefSeq protein was modified relative to this genomic sequence to represent the inferred CDS: inserted 2 bases in 2 codons; deleted 3 bases in 2 codons), which produces MQRAALGALRAGPRPCAPPPARAFGGSRPVLAADKEALLALRRRTGLSFVHCREALLRFGTDLRQAEAWLAQRAQEEGWSKATQLRGRAAREGLLGLLQHGRAGLMVEVSCETDFVARNANFQQLVRDVALATMAHCGGGGRAPAACTKRFLGTEELLRVRMEPGGPELRDRLALAIGKMGENMALRRAAWLAVPQGCHIAWYVHGSPPQDNPQNPPPDNPPAPPSLGKYGALVACRAPGAAPPSPEVATLCRQLXQHVVGMAPQALGTPQDEPGGGREGRLLAQDFLLXPGSSVAQVLQPHGVTVLDFVRFRCGEGAEEEEEGGAAGKVTPPPP; this is translated from the exons ATGCAGCGGGCGGCGCTGGGCGCGCTGCGG gcgggCCCAcggccctgcgccccccccccggcccgggccTTCGGCGGCTCCCGCCCGGTGCTGGCGGCGGACAAGGAGGCGCTGCTGGCCCTGCGCCGCCGAACCGGGCTGAGCTTCGTGCACTGCAGGGAGGCCCTGCTGCGATTCGGGACCGACCTGCGGCAg GCGGAGGCGTGGCTGGCGCAGCGTGCGcaggaggagggctggagcaAAGCCACCCagctgcggggccgggcggcgcgggaggggctcctggggctgctgcagcacggcCGGGCCGGCCTCATGGTGGAG gtgagctGCGAGACGGATTTCGTGGCGCGCAACGCCAACTTCCAGCAGCTGGTGCGGGACGTGGCGCTGGCCACCATGGCTcactgcgggggggggggacgtgCCCCCGCCGCCTGCACCAAG CGCTTCCTGGGCACGGAGGAGCTGTTGCGGGTGCGGATGGAG CCGGGGGGGCCGGAGCTGCGCGACCGCCTGGCGCTGGCCATAG gcAAAATGGGCGAGAACATGGCCCTGCGGCGGGCGGCCTGGCTGGCggtgccccagggctgccaCATCGCCTGGTACGTCCACGgctcccccccccaggacaacccccaaaaccccccccccgataacccccccgcccccccctccctgggCAAATACGGCGCCCTGGTGGCCTGCAGAGCCCCGGGGGCCGCCCCCCCGAGCCCGGAGGTGGCCACCCTATGCCGGCAGC CCCAGCACGTGGTGGGCATGGCCCCCCAGGCCCTGGGCACCCCCCAGGacgagccg ggggggggacgggaggGGCGGCTGCTGGCGCAGGATTTCCTGC GCCCTGGCAGCTCCGTGGCCCAGGTCCTGCAGCCCCACGGGGTCACCGTGCTCGACTTCGTGCGCTTCCgctgcggggagggggccgaggaggaggaggaggggggggcagcggggaaggtgacgcccccccccccctaa
- the EEF1AKMT3 gene encoding EEF1A lysine methyltransferase 3, whose translation MGLGTPRKGETEGKGKGKKEEEEDEDDEDEDEDDDDEEGLSGPLAAVFPRDPALFADSFPTRSRFRFCGHVLRIAQHHGPRLGLAAPVWDGALELCRYFEEENLDFRGRTVIELGAGTGIVGILAALLGGDVTITDLPLALEQIRENVRRNVPGGAAAPCPPPRVRALAWGLDHGSFPRGYDVVLGADVVYDPRSFPALLTTLRHLCGPRSVALLCCGMRRELGAARFFQQLLPRHFRTQLLRRCPQRDVELYRATCGDIG comes from the exons atggggctggggacaccg agaaaaggggagacggaggggaaggggaaagggaaaaaggaagaggaggaggatgaagatgatgaagatgaggatgaggatgatgatgatgaggaaGGCTTGTCTGGGCCGCTGGCCGCCGTGTTCCCCCGCGACCCCGCTCTCTTCGCCGACTCCTTCCCGACCCGGAGCCGCTTCCGTTTCTGCGGCCACGTCCTGCGAATCGCCCAGCACCACGGCCCCCGGCTCGGGCTGGCGGCGCCCGTCTGGGACGGG GCCTTGGAGCTGTGCCGTTACTTCGAGGAGGAGAACCTCGACTTCCGCGGCCGCACCGTCATCGAGCTGGGCGCCGGCACCGGCATCGTGGGCATCCTGGCGGCGCTGctgg ggggggatgtgaccatcACGGACCTGCCGCTGGCTTTGGAGCAGATCCGGGAGAACGTGCGGAGGAAcgtgccggggggggccgcggccccgtgccccccgcccCGGGTGCGAGCCCTGGCTTGGGGCTTGGACCACGGCTCCTTCCCCCGGGGCTACGACGTGGTGCTGGGCGCGGATGTGGTGTACGACCCCCGCAGCTTCCCGGCGCTGCTGACCACCCTGCGCCACCTCTGCGGCCCCCGCTCCGTGGCCCTGCTGTGCTGCGGGATGCGGCGCGAGCTGGGGGCCGCCCgcttcttccagcagctgctgccccgGCACTTCCGCACCCAGCTGCTGcgccgctgtccccagcgcGACGTCGAGCTGTACCGGGCCACCTGCGGGGACATCGGGTGA
- the METTL1 gene encoding LOW QUALITY PROTEIN: tRNA (guanine-N(7)-)-methyltransferase (The sequence of the model RefSeq protein was modified relative to this genomic sequence to represent the inferred CDS: substituted 2 bases at 2 genomic stop codons), with amino-acid sequence MMAAAEAEEEAAAAAPPQKRFYRQRAHSNPLADHTLRYPPPSTLGTLRYLPAPAPPRGVRNGSGGGSGILLQHSSRVPAARQAQDMDWASLFSWPSSCCGSPRARRRAPPQGWSFAHVGCGDGGCWWKLLALFPRSLALGLELRLKVSAFARHRIRALRAANPGRFQNIACLRANAMKHLPHFFHKGQPXQMFFPFLXPHFEAHSAQWRIISTALLADYGYVLRPGAKDPVVALLATCTEEGRKVQRGGGRTFPLSSYASWTWEGEEWQRLRSLVGRLLLRPRAAEAYAGAVGAVVGDLVQRLQHLRDRHPQQLVPDVAVESTTAWRHPPSSSASRLGCLRQEVPRDTEAFIRAIGTMFGMTLLTMAMPKALHRLFPKPWRTFCEAWDFMFAFAKRHVDRRVAGAAGRMSRGEPLEQRCLTDQLVREEVPMRDIYGNVTELLLAGVDTVRAGGTRWGRGGHDGDGKDGMGWESCGGDNGAMVVWG; translated from the exons ATgatggcggcggcggaggcggaggaggaggcggcggcggcggcgcccccccAGAAGCGGTTCTACCGGCAGCGGGCACACTCCAACCCGCTGGCCGACCACACGCTGCGCTA TCCCCCACCGAGCACCCTCGGGACCCTCCGGtacctgccagccccagcccccccccgcgGTGTCCGCAACGGATCTGGTGGGGGCAGCGGGATTCTCCTGCAGCACTCGTCCCGTGTCCCCGCAGCCCGCCAGGCCCAGGACATGGACTGGGCCTCGCTGTTCTCTTGGCCTTCTTCCTGCTGCGGCTCcccccgcgcccgccgccgagcccccccccaggggtgGAGCTTCGCCCACGTGGGCTGCGGTGATGGGGGCTGCTGG TGGAAGCTGTTGGCGCTGTTCCCCCGCTCGCTGGCGCTGGGCCTGGAGCTGCGGCTGAAGGTCAGCGCCTTTGCCCGGCACCGCATCCGCGCCCTGCGCGCCGCCAACCCCGGGCGCTTCCAGAACATCGCCTGCCTGCGCGCCAACGCCATGAAGCACCTGCCCCACTTCTTCCACAAAGGCCAG ccctagcagatgttttttccttttctttgaccTCACTTTGAAGCGCACTCAGCACAGTGGCGCATCATCAGCACGGCGCTGCTGGCGGACTACGGCTACGTGCTGCGCCCGGG AGCCAAGGACCCAGTGGTGGCGCTGTTGGCCACGTGCACGGAGGAGGGCCGCAAGGTGCAGCGCGGCGGGGGCAGGACCTTCCCGCTGTCTTCCTACGCCTCCTGGACCTG GGAGGGCGAGGAGTGGCAGCGGCTGCGCAGCCTCGTGGGGCGCCTCCTGCTGCGCCCGCGGGCGGCCGAAGCGTACGCGGGGGCGGTGGGGGCCGTGGTGGGCGACCTGGTGCAGCGCCTGCAGCACCTGCGGGACCGCCACCCCCAGCAGCTCGTCCCCGACGTGGCCGTCGAGTCGACAACGGCttggag GCATCCTCCGTCCTCCTCCGCATCGCGCCTGGGCTGCCTGCGCCAGGAGGTGCCGCGGGACACGGAGGCTTTCATCCGCGCCATCGGCACCATGTTCGGCATGACGCTGCTCACCATGGCCATGCCCAAGGCCCTGCACCGCCTCTTCCCCAAGCCCTGGCGGACCTTCTGCGAGGCCTGGGACTTCATGTTCGCCTTCG CCAAGCGCCACGTTGACCGGCGCGTGGCCGGGGCGGCCGGGCGGATGTCCCGGGGGGAGCCGTTGGAGCAGAGGTGCCTGACGGATCAGCTGGTGCGGGAGGAGGTCCCCATGAGGGACATCTACGGCAACGTCaccgagctgctgctggccggcGTGGACACGGTGAGGGCAGGAGGGACGCGGTGGGGACGGGGAGGTCACGATGGGGACGGgaaggatgggatgggatgggaaagTTGTGGTGGGGACAATGGTGCGATGGTGGTGTGGGGATGA